From Ramlibacter tataouinensis, the proteins below share one genomic window:
- a CDS encoding NAD(P)-dependent oxidoreductase, whose protein sequence is MNAKVVGIVGVGNMGGAMAARLLELGWTVQVHDIARAKVDALAAAGARPCASAAEAARGAGALIVCVVDADQTGQVLFGQAGALPALAPGQAVLLCPTIAPDDVERFAGQLAAAGIAAIDAPMSGGPARARDGSMSLMVACADAAYEAHRPLIDALSSRVFRISQRPGDGARTKLVNNLLAAINLVGAAEALALAGRMGLDLSRTLDVIEQSSGQSWVGVDRMRRAIAGDYEPRAHVTLLQKDSGLALQAAAAVGFKGPLGAAARAVFDRAVDAGWAGLDDAAIFRVLDAGHYREPSRP, encoded by the coding sequence ATGAACGCCAAGGTCGTCGGCATCGTGGGTGTGGGCAACATGGGCGGCGCCATGGCCGCCCGCCTGCTCGAGCTTGGCTGGACGGTGCAGGTCCATGACATCGCCCGCGCCAAGGTGGATGCGCTGGCGGCGGCCGGGGCCCGCCCCTGCGCCAGCGCCGCCGAAGCCGCCCGCGGCGCCGGCGCCCTGATCGTTTGCGTGGTGGACGCCGACCAGACCGGACAGGTGCTGTTCGGCCAGGCCGGCGCACTGCCGGCCTTGGCGCCCGGCCAGGCGGTGCTGCTTTGTCCCACGATCGCACCCGACGATGTGGAGCGCTTCGCCGGGCAACTGGCCGCCGCCGGCATCGCCGCCATCGACGCGCCCATGTCCGGCGGTCCGGCCCGCGCGCGCGACGGCTCCATGAGCCTGATGGTGGCCTGTGCCGACGCCGCGTACGAGGCGCATCGCCCGCTGATCGACGCCCTCAGCAGCCGGGTGTTCCGCATCAGCCAGCGGCCCGGCGACGGCGCGCGGACCAAGCTGGTGAACAACCTGCTGGCCGCCATCAACCTGGTCGGCGCTGCCGAGGCGCTGGCGCTGGCCGGCCGGATGGGGCTGGACCTTTCCCGGACACTCGACGTGATCGAGCAGTCCAGCGGGCAGAGCTGGGTCGGCGTCGACCGGATGCGCCGCGCGATCGCGGGCGACTACGAGCCGCGCGCCCATGTGACGCTGCTGCAGAAGGATTCCGGGCTGGCGCTGCAGGCAGCCGCGGCCGTCGGCTTCAAGGGCCCGCTCGGGGCCGCCGCGCGCGCGGTGTTCGACCGCGCGGTGGACGCCGGCTGGGCCGGCCTGGACGATGCGGCCATCTTCCGGGTGTTGGACGCAGGCCACTACCGTGAACCGTCACGCCCCTAG
- the rodA gene encoding rod shape-determining protein RodA encodes MSAVFDQPSVRHRLVPMLVGFDGPLAFAVFLLACAGLLTMYSSGYDSGTRFPDHTRNMVLAGVIMFVVAQVPPQRLMRFAVPLYTVGVMLLIAVAIFGITKKGARRWINVGVVIQPSEILKIAMPLMLAWWFQKREGQMRPLDFVVAGGLLLLPVGLIVKQPDLGTAILVMVAGLSVIFFAGLSWKLILPPVVLGIIGAVLIVSFEGQLCADGVRWPVLHDYQQQRICTLLDPSRDPLGKGFHTIQGMIAIGSGGFLGKGFMKGTQTHLEFIPERTTDFIFAAFSEEFGLLGNLCLIAGFIFLVLRGLAIALEASSVFSRLLAGAITMIFFTYAFVNMGMVSGILPVVGVPLPFISYGGTAMVTLGMGLGILMSIAKSRRLMQT; translated from the coding sequence ATGTCAGCAGTATTCGACCAACCGTCCGTCCGGCACCGGCTCGTGCCCATGCTGGTGGGCTTCGACGGCCCGCTCGCGTTCGCGGTGTTCCTGCTCGCCTGCGCCGGTTTGCTGACCATGTATTCCAGCGGCTACGACTCCGGCACCCGTTTCCCCGACCACACGCGCAACATGGTGCTGGCCGGCGTGATCATGTTCGTGGTGGCGCAGGTGCCGCCGCAGCGCCTGATGCGGTTTGCGGTGCCGCTGTACACCGTGGGCGTCATGCTGCTCATCGCGGTGGCGATCTTCGGCATCACGAAAAAAGGCGCCAGACGCTGGATCAACGTGGGCGTGGTGATCCAGCCCAGCGAAATCCTCAAGATCGCGATGCCGCTCATGCTGGCCTGGTGGTTCCAGAAGCGCGAGGGCCAGATGCGGCCGCTCGACTTCGTCGTGGCCGGCGGGCTGCTGCTCCTGCCGGTCGGCCTCATCGTCAAGCAGCCCGACCTGGGCACTGCCATCCTGGTGATGGTGGCGGGGCTGTCCGTGATCTTTTTCGCGGGGCTGTCGTGGAAGCTGATACTGCCGCCGGTGGTGCTGGGCATCATCGGCGCGGTGCTGATCGTCTCCTTCGAGGGCCAGCTGTGCGCCGACGGCGTGCGCTGGCCGGTGCTGCACGACTACCAGCAGCAGCGGATCTGCACGCTGCTCGATCCCAGCCGGGATCCGCTGGGCAAGGGCTTCCACACCATCCAGGGCATGATCGCTATCGGCTCCGGCGGCTTTCTCGGCAAGGGCTTCATGAAGGGCACCCAGACCCACCTGGAGTTCATCCCCGAGCGCACCACCGACTTCATCTTCGCCGCCTTCTCCGAGGAGTTCGGCCTGCTGGGCAACCTGTGCCTGATCGCCGGCTTCATTTTCCTGGTGCTGCGCGGGCTGGCGATCGCGCTGGAAGCCTCCAGCGTGTTCTCGCGCCTGCTGGCCGGGGCGATCACCATGATCTTTTTCACCTACGCCTTCGTGAACATGGGCATGGTCAGCGGCATCCTGCCGGTGGTGGGCGTGCCGCTGCCCTTCATCAGCTACGGCGGCACGGCCATGGTCACGCTGGGCATGGGCCTGGGCATCCTGATGTCGATTGCCAAGAGCAGGCGGCTGATGCAGACCTGA
- a CDS encoding YqiA/YcfP family alpha/beta fold hydrolase has translation MHPAAPSVTHLLYLHGFRSSPQSAKARQVAARVRERHSGVNWWCPQLPPSPAAAMAMVMEGIAAWPRERMAVVGSSLGGFYATWVAQRCGCRAVLLNPAVQPARDLAGRIGEQTAWHDPAEKFYFEPRFVDELRTLDAGPLRQPENFFAVIAKGDEVLDWREMVARYPGARIKLLEGGDHALSDFDSHIDDIFQFLNLAD, from the coding sequence ATGCATCCCGCCGCCCCATCCGTGACGCATTTGTTGTACTTGCACGGCTTCCGCTCCTCGCCGCAGTCGGCCAAGGCCCGGCAGGTGGCGGCGCGCGTGCGCGAGCGGCATTCCGGCGTGAACTGGTGGTGCCCGCAGCTGCCGCCCTCCCCGGCCGCGGCGATGGCCATGGTGATGGAAGGGATTGCCGCCTGGCCGCGCGAGCGCATGGCGGTGGTCGGATCGTCTCTGGGGGGCTTCTATGCGACCTGGGTGGCGCAGCGCTGCGGATGCCGGGCCGTCCTGCTGAACCCCGCCGTCCAGCCGGCGCGGGACCTGGCGGGCCGCATCGGCGAGCAGACCGCCTGGCATGACCCCGCCGAAAAGTTCTACTTCGAGCCGCGCTTCGTCGACGAACTGCGCACGCTCGACGCCGGGCCCTTGCGGCAGCCTGAGAATTTTTTCGCGGTCATCGCCAAGGGCGACGAAGTGCTGGACTGGCGCGAGATGGTCGCCCGCTACCCGGGCGCGCGGATCAAGCTGCTGGAAGGCGGCGATCACGCGCTGTCGGATTTCGATTCGCACATCGACGACATATTCCAGTTTCTGAACCTGGCTGACTGA
- a CDS encoding protein kinase domain-containing protein, whose product MTSILVVEDDDAIRTNVIRLLKLEGYDIESAENGRIGLERARAVRPDVVISDISMPEMDGFAMLEAIRAEPALAATSVMLLTALDDRASMRRGMTAGADDYLAKPFTRVELLDALQGLLKKRGRIEASIASAVQAREEHLRRAFTEHLGGRSMPDRFDLDPPQGAVTDTVLDATVLFSDIRGFTSLAEKLSSREVAELLNAYFERVCEPVLKNGGHHLRFIGDGLMAVFAELPGGPPLAPARRAISAALGMALATHEFRAWIAQRFGQRGLPPFAVGIGLHTGEVTICRLGATQNKETTAIGDTVNVAARLQSASKELGWTVIASQATLERAGPGVQTGGITWTEVRGKHGFVEVAEITGLLAESGLHGLATLAERAGEVGEAVRINSEITARAVKGALHSKLSAFKDHRFDSGAEPPRLKGYRLARKIGAGGMTQVFLAEREADRIPVVLKVLDASGKGAGEHLSRFIQEYTLLSSIQHPHVIGIYDQGFTDDLAYIAMEYFEQGDLRPEINAGMTQQRALEVVVQVAQALEAIHGRGIIHRDLKPENIMRRADGTVAVADFGIAKSTLAGNFDLTQTSHGDVVGTPFYLSPEQAGGQAITPQTDLYSLGVMLFEMLAGQRPFRAESLHELLALHVSAPTPALPAAHAAVQPVIDKLMAKLQGQRYASARALLDDLALRQLDRGAAQPAAH is encoded by the coding sequence ATGACCTCCATCCTGGTCGTCGAAGACGACGACGCCATCCGCACCAATGTCATCCGGCTTTTGAAACTGGAAGGCTACGACATCGAGTCGGCGGAGAACGGCCGCATCGGGCTGGAGCGGGCCAGGGCCGTGCGGCCGGATGTGGTGATTTCCGACATCAGCATGCCCGAGATGGACGGCTTCGCGATGCTGGAGGCGATCCGCGCCGAACCCGCGCTGGCGGCGACCTCGGTGATGCTGCTCACGGCGCTGGACGACCGCGCCAGCATGCGCCGCGGCATGACGGCCGGCGCCGACGACTACCTGGCCAAGCCTTTCACCCGCGTGGAGCTGCTCGATGCCTTGCAGGGGCTGCTGAAGAAGCGGGGCCGAATCGAGGCCTCGATCGCATCGGCGGTGCAGGCGCGCGAGGAGCACCTGCGGCGCGCGTTCACCGAGCACCTGGGCGGCCGCTCGATGCCGGACCGCTTCGACCTGGACCCGCCCCAGGGCGCGGTCACCGACACGGTGCTGGACGCCACGGTGCTGTTCTCGGACATCCGCGGATTCACCTCGCTGGCGGAGAAACTCAGCTCGCGCGAGGTCGCCGAACTGCTGAACGCGTACTTCGAACGGGTTTGCGAACCGGTCCTGAAAAACGGCGGCCATCACCTGCGCTTCATCGGCGACGGCCTGATGGCGGTGTTCGCCGAGCTGCCGGGCGGCCCGCCGCTGGCGCCGGCGCGGCGGGCGATCTCGGCCGCGCTCGGCATGGCGCTGGCCACGCATGAATTCCGCGCGTGGATCGCGCAGCGCTTTGGCCAGCGCGGCCTGCCGCCGTTCGCCGTCGGGATCGGCCTGCACACGGGCGAAGTGACCATCTGCCGGCTCGGCGCGACGCAGAACAAGGAAACGACTGCGATCGGCGACACCGTCAACGTCGCCGCGCGCCTGCAGTCGGCCAGCAAGGAACTGGGCTGGACGGTGATCGCCAGCCAGGCGACGCTGGAGCGTGCCGGCCCCGGCGTGCAGACCGGCGGCATCACCTGGACGGAGGTGCGCGGCAAGCACGGTTTCGTCGAAGTGGCCGAGATCACCGGACTGCTGGCCGAAAGCGGGCTGCACGGGCTCGCCACGCTGGCCGAGCGCGCGGGCGAGGTGGGCGAAGCGGTGCGCATCAACTCGGAAATCACGGCGCGCGCGGTCAAGGGCGCGCTGCACTCCAAGCTCTCGGCCTTCAAGGATCACCGCTTCGACTCCGGGGCGGAGCCGCCGCGCCTGAAGGGCTACCGGCTGGCACGCAAGATCGGCGCGGGTGGGATGACCCAGGTGTTCCTGGCCGAGCGCGAAGCCGACCGCATCCCGGTGGTGCTCAAGGTGCTCGACGCCAGCGGCAAGGGCGCCGGCGAGCACCTGTCGCGCTTCATCCAGGAGTACACGTTGCTGTCGAGCATCCAGCATCCGCATGTGATCGGCATCTACGACCAGGGCTTCACCGACGACCTGGCCTACATCGCGATGGAGTATTTCGAGCAGGGCGACCTTCGCCCCGAGATCAACGCCGGCATGACGCAGCAGCGGGCGCTCGAGGTGGTGGTCCAGGTCGCCCAGGCGCTCGAGGCCATCCACGGGCGCGGCATCATCCATCGCGACCTCAAGCCGGAAAACATCATGCGGCGTGCCGACGGCACGGTGGCGGTGGCCGATTTCGGCATTGCGAAGTCGACGCTGGCGGGCAACTTCGACCTGACCCAGACCAGCCACGGCGACGTCGTCGGCACGCCTTTCTACCTCAGCCCCGAGCAGGCGGGCGGGCAGGCGATCACGCCGCAGACCGACCTGTACAGCCTGGGCGTCATGCTGTTTGAGATGCTGGCCGGCCAGCGGCCCTTCCGCGCCGAGTCGCTGCATGAGCTGCTGGCCCTGCATGTGTCGGCGCCCACGCCCGCGCTGCCGGCCGCCCATGCGGCGGTCCAGCCGGTGATCGACAAGCTGATGGCCAAGCTGCAAGGGCAGCGCTACGCCTCGGCCCGGGCGCTGCTGGACGACCTGGCGCTGCGCCAGCTCGACCGCGGCGCGGCCCAGCCAGCCGCCCACTAG